From one Sulfitobacter sp. HNIBRBA3233 genomic stretch:
- a CDS encoding HORMA domain containing protein has product MTTVITYSRTQSVTYVADNILKSLKDIIRLSGMDPTNFVNDTEINMRGIKAWLESEDLEKITLEIYDPATNGLILRWDIDVNYSWSAGDGNFWTDTDQLRWAIRKAGVAPASAKYDLLLRTKPGRPDVPGWYRTTARSTDGMVRQSLGSTIEHNGLGATAAYWRQAS; this is encoded by the coding sequence ATGACAACAGTCATCACGTATTCCCGCACCCAGTCTGTCACCTATGTGGCCGATAACATCCTCAAGAGCCTCAAAGACATTATCCGTCTGAGTGGCATGGATCCAACAAATTTCGTGAACGACACGGAAATCAATATGCGCGGAATCAAGGCATGGTTGGAGAGCGAAGACCTCGAGAAGATCACACTCGAGATATACGATCCGGCAACCAATGGACTGATCCTGCGTTGGGATATCGACGTGAACTACAGTTGGTCTGCTGGAGATGGAAACTTCTGGACGGACACCGATCAGCTTCGTTGGGCAATTCGCAAAGCGGGAGTTGCGCCGGCAAGCGCCAAGTATGACCTCCTGCTACGTACAAAGCCGGGACGACCTGATGTCCCGGGTTGGTACCGGACCACCGCCCGATCTACAGACGGTATGGTTCGCCAAAGCCTTGGCTCCACCATCGAACACAACGGTCTGGGAGCGACGGCAGCGTATTGGAGGCAGGCATCATGA
- a CDS encoding CBASS oligonucleotide cyclase, which produces MISLPDAFKKFKSRMELNEREQQNASKRQKEVREHLDNAFQIDRSFLTGSYARWTKSKPLKDVDIFFVLGKDEDHYRDKHPDKILTAFYDTLVDVYGSSAVKKQGRSVGVDFGVVVDSDDNTDYRVVSVDAVPAFAKGDDYEIPNNTTGKWMGTNPEIHAQKAVSAHQAYGNEWKGLVRMVKYWNQNSRHGEKPIKPSFLIEVMAMECLHGGWGGSHDREIQAFFATLRDRIHEDWPDPAGLGSPVSDRMDAAMVKRAQTILDQANRDIAAAIHLARQGKNGDALKAWRAFFGPKFPLS; this is translated from the coding sequence ATGATTTCACTCCCGGACGCATTCAAAAAGTTCAAGAGCCGAATGGAGTTGAACGAAAGAGAGCAGCAGAACGCATCCAAGCGGCAGAAGGAAGTTCGCGAGCATCTGGATAATGCCTTTCAGATCGACCGTAGCTTTTTGACAGGAAGCTACGCCCGCTGGACCAAGTCCAAACCACTCAAGGATGTCGATATCTTCTTCGTTCTTGGAAAGGACGAGGACCACTATCGAGACAAACATCCTGACAAGATACTGACCGCATTCTACGATACGTTGGTTGACGTTTATGGAAGCAGCGCCGTCAAAAAACAGGGACGCTCTGTGGGTGTGGACTTTGGTGTCGTCGTCGATTCCGACGACAACACAGATTACCGGGTTGTAAGCGTGGATGCAGTGCCCGCATTTGCAAAGGGCGACGACTACGAGATCCCGAACAACACAACCGGGAAGTGGATGGGAACAAATCCCGAAATCCATGCACAGAAGGCTGTTTCGGCCCACCAAGCTTATGGCAATGAGTGGAAGGGCCTGGTCCGCATGGTGAAGTACTGGAACCAAAACAGCCGACACGGAGAAAAACCTATCAAGCCATCCTTTCTGATCGAGGTCATGGCGATGGAATGCCTCCATGGTGGATGGGGTGGTTCACATGACCGCGAAATCCAAGCGTTCTTCGCTACGCTACGCGACCGAATTCACGAGGATTGGCCAGATCCGGCCGGGCTCGGCTCTCCTGTTAGCGATCGAATGGACGCAGCGATGGTGAAGCGCGCCCAGACAATTCTGGATCAGGCAAACCGCGACATCGCTGCCGCAATCCACTTGGCGCGCCAGGGCAAGAACGGAGACGCCCTGAAAGCGTGGCGCGCTTTCTTCGGACCAAAATTTCCGCTGTCTTAG
- a CDS encoding DUF6602 domain-containing protein encodes MAEWSLSQLLSSLHEDIQHRLSTARKSFKHPGTKGDASEAIWIDMLAQYIPERYQVASAHVVDSTGNFSDQIDAVVFDRQYSPFIFTYENQLIVPAESVYAVFEAKQTADANLVKYAQDKVASVRRLHRTSLPIPHAGGVYPPKQLIPIIGGLLTFESEWKPPLGASFEKVLDGGENDRRLDIGCVASHGHFLFDEEGGYDLVEGSKPATAFLFALISRLQFSGTVPMIDIDAYGDWLTK; translated from the coding sequence ATGGCTGAATGGTCGCTATCACAACTTCTATCATCGTTGCACGAGGATATTCAGCATCGGCTGTCAACGGCGCGGAAGTCGTTCAAGCATCCCGGTACAAAAGGGGACGCAAGCGAAGCGATTTGGATCGATATGCTCGCACAGTACATCCCTGAGAGATATCAGGTTGCAAGTGCTCATGTCGTCGATAGTACAGGGAATTTCAGCGATCAGATTGATGCTGTCGTTTTTGACCGCCAATACTCGCCTTTCATTTTCACGTACGAAAACCAACTCATTGTCCCGGCTGAGAGCGTTTATGCTGTCTTCGAGGCGAAGCAGACGGCAGACGCCAATCTTGTCAAATACGCACAAGACAAGGTTGCATCAGTGCGAAGACTGCATCGGACCAGCCTACCAATCCCGCATGCTGGCGGCGTCTACCCACCAAAACAACTCATTCCCATCATCGGCGGGCTTTTGACTTTCGAGAGCGAGTGGAAACCTCCCTTGGGGGCATCGTTCGAAAAGGTCCTCGACGGAGGTGAAAATGATAGAAGGCTGGACATCGGCTGTGTCGCTTCTCATGGGCATTTTCTGTTCGACGAGGAAGGCGGGTATGACCTTGTTGAGGGATCGAAACCGGCAACGGCCTTCTTGTTTGCGCTGATCTCACGCCTCCAGTTCAGCGGCACGGTACCAATGATTGATATTGACGCTTACGGAGATTGGCTGACCAAATAG
- a CDS encoding DUF736 family protein — translation MFAGTLTRNVETAAAQYTGMIHSTRFDIAIQLETRPKMSARSPDYDVTAINKSGRKVRIGTAWNETGNTSGNPYISMQLDVGMGPFRVNAVQTKEARAAQSGEFEIIPLVSNGLMKSGSISGELTAMDADNAFTGYIANMMFDLEFMLIENSYKTEETHPDYRIEVSSPRGTPIRVGSAWMATSSRTGNDYLSLLINTPDGDLRVNAVQNEAQRGGQTFSIIPFIDSGEQPQDAGAGLSLVA, via the coding sequence GCAGCCGCTCAGTATACCGGCATGATCCACTCGACGCGTTTCGACATCGCCATCCAGCTTGAAACCCGCCCGAAGATGTCCGCGCGCAGCCCCGATTACGACGTGACGGCGATCAACAAGTCGGGCCGCAAGGTGCGCATCGGCACGGCCTGGAACGAAACTGGCAACACCAGCGGCAACCCCTACATCTCGATGCAGCTCGATGTTGGCATGGGCCCGTTCCGGGTCAACGCGGTGCAGACGAAAGAGGCGCGCGCGGCCCAGAGCGGCGAATTCGAGATCATCCCTCTGGTCTCGAACGGCCTGATGAAATCCGGCTCGATCTCGGGTGAGCTTACCGCCATGGACGCCGACAACGCCTTCACCGGCTACATCGCCAACATGATGTTCGATCTGGAGTTCATGCTGATCGAGAACAGCTACAAGACCGAGGAGACCCACCCTGACTACCGCATCGAGGTCAGCTCGCCCCGGGGCACGCCGATCCGCGTCGGCTCGGCCTGGATGGCCACAAGCAGCCGCACGGGCAATGACTACCTGTCGCTGCTGATCAATACGCCCGATGGCGACTTGCGCGTGAACGCCGTCCAGAACGAAGCACAGCGCGGCGGGCAGACCTTCTCGATCATCCCGTTCATCGATAGCGGTGAGCAGCCGCAGGACGCGGGCGCGGGGCTGTCGCTGGTCGCGTGA